From Panicum hallii strain FIL2 chromosome 2, PHallii_v3.1, whole genome shotgun sequence, a single genomic window includes:
- the LOC112879381 gene encoding protein PIN-LIKES 3-like isoform X1 codes for MGLLELFTTACVPVFNMLLVTGFGSFLATDFAGLLSKEARKHLNNIVFYVFNPSLVAIYLAKTITMESLAKLWFMPVNILLAFTFGLFFGWIVVKVTRAPAKLRGLILGCCSAGNLGNIFLIIIPALCKEKGSPFGEPDVCQTYGLAYSSLSMAIGAVFLWSIVYNIVRVTSNVTKGDGGAQTKVLISGSATENTAEQNCSASNDHTDECTLPLISTNIPPIKYKVPLLERTWKFLSLISGKVDLKKLFAPSTIAVIVGFIIGGTPFIRNAIIGDTAPLRVLQESAELIGCFLTQRRGNSIGHVDNGSKPSQRSTRWSKRPAVRDSRRRGCQIRPAPSAGHRAGEGSRPAGPRSAGPSVPVHPPPAVRRAARDEHRDYNAAVRRGGERVLRDLRVGVRARVRGRHRLVRLLHVDAVAVTRASESVSGVARQRRRRPRP; via the exons ATGGGTCTCTTAGAGCTCTTCACCACAGCATGTGTGCCAGTATTTAACATGCTTCTGGTGACTGGTTTTGGGTCGTTCTTAGCAACTGATTTTGCTGGCTTACTAAGCAAAGAAGCAAGAAAACATTTGAACAAT ATAGTATTTTATGTATTCAATCCATCCCTTGTTGCAATCTATTTGGCTAAAACAATCACCATGGAAAGCTTGGCTAAACT GTGGTTTATGCCAGTGAATATTCTTCTTGCTTTTACCTTCGGTTTATTTTTCGGATGGATCGTGGTAAAAGTTACAAGAGCACCTGCGAAGCTAAGAGGCCTCATTTTGGGTTGTTGTTCTGCTG GCAATTTGGGCAATATCTTCCTCATCATCATTCCAGCTCTTTGCAAAGAGAAGGGAAGCCCGTTTGGAGAACCTGATGTTTGTCAGACTTATGGACTAGCATATTCTTCCCTCTCCATGGCT ATTGGTGCTGTGTTTCTATGGTCGATTGTGTATAATATTGTCCGTGTCACATCAAATGTGACCAAAGGAGATGGCGGTGCTCAAACTAAAGTGTTAATTTCAGGAAGTGCTACAGAAAATACTGCAGAACAGAACTGCTCAGCCTCGAATGATCACACCGATGAATGTACACTGCCATTGATATCCACGAACATACCTCCAATCAAATATAAG GTTCCGTTGTTGGAGAGAACGTGGAAGTTTCTCTCGTTGATTTCTGGAAAAGTTGACTTGAAGAAGCTCTTTGCTCCTTCAACCATTGCAGTG ATTGTTGGGTTCATAATTGGAGGAACCCCTTTCATCAGAAATGCTATAATCGGAGACACTGCCCCTCTTCGTGTCCTGCAGGAATCCGCTGAATTGATAGG GTGTTTTCTGACACAGCGGAGGGGCAATTCCATCGGTCACGTTGATAATGGGAGCAAACCTTCTCAACG GAGTACGAGGTGGAGCAAGCGTCCAGCCGTCCGTGATAGCCGGCGTCGTGGTTGTCAGATACGTCCTGCTCCCTCTGCTGGGCACCGCGCTGGTGAAGGGAGCCGTCCGGCTGGGCCTCGTTCAGCCGGACCCTCTGTACCAGTTCATCCTCCACCTGCAgtacgccgtgccgcccgcgaTGAACATCG GGACTATAATGCAGCTGTTCGGCGTGGGGGAGAGCGAGTGCTCCGTGATCTTCGTGTGGGTGTACGCGCTCGCGTCCGTGGCCGTCACCGTCTGGTCCGCCTTCTTCATGTGGACGCTGTCGCCGTGACTCGCGCGAGTGAGAGCGTGTCCGGTGTggcgcggcagaggaggcgACGGCCACGGCCCTAG
- the LOC112879381 gene encoding protein PIN-LIKES 3-like isoform X2, which produces MGLLELFTTACVPVFNMLLVTGFGSFLATDFAGLLSKEARKHLNNIVFYVFNPSLVAIYLAKTITMESLAKLWFMPVNILLAFTFGLFFGWIVVKVTRAPAKLRGLILGCCSAGNLGNIFLIIIPALCKEKGSPFGEPDVCQTYGLAYSSLSMAIGAVFLWSIVYNIVRVTSNVTKGDGGAQTKVLISGSATENTAEQNCSASNDHTDECTLPLISTNIPPIKYKVPLLERTWKFLSLISGKVDLKKLFAPSTIAVIVGFIIGGTPFIRNAIIGDTAPLRVLQESAELIGGGAIPSVTLIMGANLLNGVRGGASVQPSVIAGVVVVRYVLLPLLGTALVKGAVRLGLVQPDPLYQFILHLQYAVPPAMNIGTIMQLFGVGESECSVIFVWVYALASVAVTVWSAFFMWTLSP; this is translated from the exons ATGGGTCTCTTAGAGCTCTTCACCACAGCATGTGTGCCAGTATTTAACATGCTTCTGGTGACTGGTTTTGGGTCGTTCTTAGCAACTGATTTTGCTGGCTTACTAAGCAAAGAAGCAAGAAAACATTTGAACAAT ATAGTATTTTATGTATTCAATCCATCCCTTGTTGCAATCTATTTGGCTAAAACAATCACCATGGAAAGCTTGGCTAAACT GTGGTTTATGCCAGTGAATATTCTTCTTGCTTTTACCTTCGGTTTATTTTTCGGATGGATCGTGGTAAAAGTTACAAGAGCACCTGCGAAGCTAAGAGGCCTCATTTTGGGTTGTTGTTCTGCTG GCAATTTGGGCAATATCTTCCTCATCATCATTCCAGCTCTTTGCAAAGAGAAGGGAAGCCCGTTTGGAGAACCTGATGTTTGTCAGACTTATGGACTAGCATATTCTTCCCTCTCCATGGCT ATTGGTGCTGTGTTTCTATGGTCGATTGTGTATAATATTGTCCGTGTCACATCAAATGTGACCAAAGGAGATGGCGGTGCTCAAACTAAAGTGTTAATTTCAGGAAGTGCTACAGAAAATACTGCAGAACAGAACTGCTCAGCCTCGAATGATCACACCGATGAATGTACACTGCCATTGATATCCACGAACATACCTCCAATCAAATATAAG GTTCCGTTGTTGGAGAGAACGTGGAAGTTTCTCTCGTTGATTTCTGGAAAAGTTGACTTGAAGAAGCTCTTTGCTCCTTCAACCATTGCAGTG ATTGTTGGGTTCATAATTGGAGGAACCCCTTTCATCAGAAATGCTATAATCGGAGACACTGCCCCTCTTCGTGTCCTGCAGGAATCCGCTGAATTGATAGG CGGAGGGGCAATTCCATCGGTCACGTTGATAATGGGAGCAAACCTTCTCAACG GAGTACGAGGTGGAGCAAGCGTCCAGCCGTCCGTGATAGCCGGCGTCGTGGTTGTCAGATACGTCCTGCTCCCTCTGCTGGGCACCGCGCTGGTGAAGGGAGCCGTCCGGCTGGGCCTCGTTCAGCCGGACCCTCTGTACCAGTTCATCCTCCACCTGCAgtacgccgtgccgcccgcgaTGAACATCG GGACTATAATGCAGCTGTTCGGCGTGGGGGAGAGCGAGTGCTCCGTGATCTTCGTGTGGGTGTACGCGCTCGCGTCCGTGGCCGTCACCGTCTGGTCCGCCTTCTTCATGTGGACGCTGTCGCCGTGA
- the LOC112882632 gene encoding splicing factor U2af small subunit A-like, whose protein sequence is MAEHLASIFGTEKDRVNCPFYFKIGACRHGDRCSRLHNKPSISPTLLLCNMYQRPDMITPGVDAQGNPIDPERIQEDFEDFYEDIFEELSKHGEIESLHVCDNLADHMIGNVYVQFREEEQAASALQALQGRYYSGRPIIAEFSPVTDFREATCRQFEEHSCNRGGYCNFMHVKQIGRDLRRKLFGHLHRFRRSHSRSSRSPSPYRHRRSSSRSRDRDDDYDYYYHYRSGSGSRRSSERHRSHDSDGSRRRRGRSRSRSRSPVREGSEERRARIEQWNREREAAHV, encoded by the coding sequence ATGGCTGAGCACCTGGCGTCCATCTTTGGCACGGAGAAGGACCGCGTGAACTGCCCCTTCTACTTCAAGATCGGCGCGTGCCGGCACGGCGACCGGTGCTCCCGCCTGCACAACAAGCCGTCCATCTCGCCGACGCTGCTGCTCTGCAACATGTACCAGCGCCCGGACATGATCACCCCGGGCGTGGACGCGCAGGGCAACCCCATCGACCCGGAGCGGAtccaggaggacttcgaggacTTCTACGAGGACATCTTCGAGGAGCTGAGCAAGCACGGCGAGATCGAGAGCCTCCACGTCTGCGACAACCTCGCCGACCACATGAtcgggaacgtgtacgtgcagttccgggaggaggagcaggccgCCAGCGCGTTGCAGGCGCTGCAGGGCCGCTACTACTCGGGCCGCCCCATCATCGCCGAGTTCTCGCCGGTGACGGACTTCCGGGAGGCCACCTGCCGCCAGTTCGAGGAGCACAGCTGCAACCGCGGCGGGTACTGCAACTTCATGCACGTGAAGCAGATCGGCCGGGACCTGCGGCGGAAGCTGTTCGGCCACCTGCACCGGTTCCGCCGGAGCCACAGCCGGAGCAGCCGCAGCCCGAGCCCGTACCGCCACCGCCGGAGCTCGTCGCGGTCGAGGGACCGCGACGACGACTATGACTACTACTACCACTACCGTAGTGGCAGTGGCAGCCGGAGGAGCAGCGAGAGGCACCGCAGCCACGACAGCGACgggagccgccgccggcgcgggcggtcgaggagccggagccggagcccgGTGAGGGAAGGCAGCGAGGAGCGGAGGGCGCGGATCGAGCAGTGGAACCGCGAGAGGGAGGCCGCGCATGTGTGA
- the LOC112879971 gene encoding wall-associated receptor kinase 2-like encodes MHTQERYLLGSWNKERVRPSSAYVVHNLSIANCHPTADHCQPTGYLRRHLPVEEQLRKLSSAVFSRHQAETAPNVTMEFSRLVLLCLPAVWALAATAGAAADVPAARSPGCATRCGDIEVPYPFGLDTRCAIHAGFRLNCNKTTTVGGGGSVRLLYKNVEVTRISVQDGKAWFKTWISRQCYNETTNKTVYGNAWINFTSSPFVLSADDNKVIVLGCRSMAYMRSNSYIIGCMSICDAAPKNGSCSGDAGCCQADLPKGVQYYQGFFNSFYNTTRIWRETPCNYVTVMERAAFKFSTTYLTTRAFYDADDARTPVVMEWGITRQTCEQARINKTRPYACVSDHSDCVDGDAGYRCRCSEGFRGNPYIADGCADVNECLDNVTYPCSGICQNKMGSFTCSCPRGRNMVDGVCVKNQRSSWMAAVVGASVGLVALVIGITCAYLVRERRKLHRVKQRYFRQHGGLLLFEEMKSKQGVAFNIFSEEELQQATNGFDEQRVLGHGGHGTVYKGVLKSDVEVAVKRCTTIDEQQKKEFGREMLILSQINHKNIVKLLGCCLEVEVPMLVYEFIPNGTLFDLIHRDHGRHISLNTRLRIACESAEALAYLHSCASPPILHGDVKSTNILLDGDYAAKVSDFGASILAPNDKSQFVTVVQGTCGYLDPEYMQTYELTDKSDVYSFGVVLLELLTRRKAFNLEGPEHDRSLSMRFLYAMKENKLEDILDDQIKNNENMEYLEEIAELARQCLEMSGVNRPSMKEVADKLDRLRKVMQHPWAHEDPEELDRLLGEPSMVNSAGTTGNFSITKKAAMGLESGR; translated from the exons ATGCACACCCAGGAGAGGTACCTTCTTGGAAGTTGGAACAAAGAACGGGTCAGGCCATCCTCGGCATATGTTGTTCACAACTTGTCAATAGCTAACTGCCACCCTACTGCCGATCACTGCCAACCAACCGGATACCTACGCAGGCACCTACCAGTCGAGGAACAGCTGAGAAAGCTGAGCAGTGCCGTGTTCTCCCGGCACCAAGCTGAGACAGCGCCCAACGTAACCATGGAGTTCTCCCGGCTTGTTCTCCTCTGCCTTCCGGCAGTGTGGGcgctcgccgccaccgccggcgcagcgGCGGACGTCCCCGCGGCGCGGAGCCCAGGCTGCGCAACGAGGTGCGGCGACATCGAGGTCCCGTATCCCTTCGGCTTGGACACACGGTGCGCGATCCACGCCGGCTTTCGGCTCAACTGCAACAAAACTACCaccgtgggcggcggcggcagcgtcaGGCTTCTTTACAAAAACGTCGAGGTGACCAGGATCTCCGTGCAAGACGGCAAGGCCTGGTTCAAGACCTGGATCTCTCGGCAGTGCTACAACGAGACCACGAACAAGACGGTCTACGGCAACGCGTGGATCAACTTCACCAGCTCCCCCTTCGTGCTATCGGCAGACGACAACAAAGTCATCGTCCTCGGGTGCAGAAGCATGGCTTACATGCGGAGCAACTCT TACATAATCGGCTGCATGTCGATATGCGACGCAGCACCCAAGAACGGCTCGTGCTCCGGCGATGCCGGGTGCTGCCAGGCGGATCTCCCCAAAGGCGTGCAGTACTACCAGGGCTTCTTCAACTCGTTCTACAACACCACCCGGATATGGAGGGAGACCCCTTGCAACTACGTCACCGTGATGGAGAGGGCAGCCTTCAAGTTCAGCACCACCTACCTCACCACAAGGGCGTTCTACGACGCCGACGACGCAAGGACCCCGGTTGTGATGGAGTGGGGGATCACACGGCAAACATGCGAACAGGCCAGGATCAACAAGACTAGGCCCTACGCATGCGTCAGCGACCACAGCGACTGCGTCGACGGCGACGCCGGCTACCGCTGCAGGTGCTCTGAAGGATTCAGAGGCAACCCATACATCGCAGACGGATGCGCAG ATGTCAACGAGTGCTTGGACAATGTTACTTACCCCTGCTCTGGAATATGCCAAAATAAAATGGGGAGTTTCACATGCTCGTGCCCGCGAGGAAGAAACATGGTCGATGGCGTTTGCGTGAAAAATCAAAGGTCATCTTGGATGGCGGCGGTCGTTG GTGCAAGTGTTGGACTCGTGGCTCTTGTGATCGGCATCACCTGCGCATACTTGGTCAGAGAGAGGCGAAAGCTACACCGCGTCAAGCAGCGGTACTTCCGGCAGCATGGCGGCCTGCTTCTGTTCGAGGAGATGAAATCGAAGCAAGGCGTCGCGTTCAACATCTTCTCCGAGGAAGAGCTGCAGCAGGCCACGAACGGGTTCGATGAGCAGCGAGTCCTCGGCCACGGGGGCCACGGAACCGTCTACAAGGGAGTTTTGAAGAGCGACGTCGAGGTAGCGGTGAAGAGGTGCACGACGATCGACGAGCAGCAGAAGAAGGAGTTCGGCAGGGAGATGCTGATCCTATCCCAGATCAACCACAAGAACATCGTGAAGCTCCTCGGCTGCTGCCTTGAAGTCGAGGTCCCCATGCTGGTGTACGAGTTCATCCCGAACGGCACGCTGTTCGACCTCATCCATCGAGACCACGGTCGGCACATCTCCCTGAACACTCGCTTGAGGATTGCTTGCGAGTCTGCTGAGGCATTGGCCTACCTCCACTCCTGCGCATCGCCGCCGATCCTCCACGGTGATGTCAAGTCTACGAACATCCTTCTGGACGGTGACTACGCAGCAAAAGTCTCCGACTTTGGCGCGTCCATCCTAGCACCAAATGACAAGTCACAGTTTGTCACGGTTGTCCAAGGGACTTGTGGGTACCTCGACCCGGAGTACATGCAGACATACGAATTAACAGACAAGAGCGATGTGTACAGCTTTGGAGTAGTCCTCCTAGAGTTGCTCACACGCAGGAAGGCATTCAACCTCGAAGGACCTGAGCACGACAGGAGTCTGTCAATGAGGTTTTTGTATGCAATGAAGGAAAACAAGCTTGAGGATATCCTAGATGATCAGATCAAGAACAATGAGAACATGGAGTACCTTGAGGAGATTGCAGAGTTAGCGAGGCAGTGCTTGGAGATGAGTGGTGTGAATAGGCCGTCAATGAAGGAAGTTGCGGATAAGCTTGATAGGCTGAGAAAGGTCATGCAACATCCATGGGCACATGAGGATCCTGAAGAGCTGGACAGGTTGCTCGGGGAGCCGTCCATGGTGAACTCGGCTGGTACTACAGGAAATTTCAGCATCACAAAGAAAGCTGCCATGGGCTTGGAATCAGGGCGTTAG
- the LOC112879974 gene encoding heat shock 70 kDa protein, mitochondrial-like, with the protein MAFGALVASRLARSGRTLASAVAQAPAAQRTATPLLSRLGAVARALSTKPAAADVIGIDLGTTNSCVSVMEGKTPRVIENAEGARTTPSIVSKNQNGDLLIGITASRQAVTNAQNTIRGSKRLIGRTFDDPQTQKEMKMVPYKIVRAPNGDAWVEMGGQKYSPSQIGAFVLTKMKETAEAYLGKTVSKAVITVPAYFNDAQRQATKDAGRIAGLEVMRIINEPTAAALSYGMNNKEGLIAVFDLGGGTFDVSILEISNGVFEVKATNGDTFLGGEDFDGALLEYLVAEFKKSDNIDLSKDKLALQRLREAAEKAKVELSSTMQTEINLPFITADASGAKHFNITLTRSKFESLVSNLIERTRIPCVNCLKDAGISTQEIDEVLLVGGMTRVPKVQEVVSQIFNKPPSKGVNPDEAVAMGAAIQGGILRGDVKELLLLDVTPLSLGIETLGGIFTRLINRNTTIPTKKSQVFSTAADNQTQVGIKVLQGEREMATDNKLLGEFQLEGIPPAPRGMPQIEVTFDIDANGIVKVSAKDKSTGKEQEITIKSSGGLSEGDIEKMVREAELHAQKDQEKKALIDLKNSADTTIYSIEKSVSEYKDKVPVEVTKEIESAVSDLRAAMAEDDLDKIKQKLEAANKAVSKIGEHMQQGGGGSAGSGGGSSGGDQTPEAEYQDSKEAKM; encoded by the exons ATGGCCTTCGGAGCTCTCGTCGCGTCGAGGCTGGCCAGGTCCGGCCGCACCCTCGCCTCCGCCGTTGCCCAG GCTCCCGCGGCCCAGCGGACGGCGACTCCTCTGCTCTCCAGGCTCGGGGCTGTAGCTCGTGCTCTCAG CACAAAGCCGGCGGCGGCAGATGTCATCGGCATCGATCTGGGCACAACGAATTCCTGCGTCTCCGTCATGGAGGGAAAG ACACCAAGGGTGATTGAAAATGCAGAAGGCGCGAGGACAACGCCATCCATTGTCTCCAAGAATCAGAATGGGGACCTGCTAATCGGTATCACTGCAAGCCGGCAGGCGGTGACCAATGCCCAGAACACAATCCGTGGGTCGAAGCGTCTGATAGGTAGGACCTTTGATGACCCGCAGACCCAGAAGGAGATGAAGATGGTGCCTTACAAGATTGTCAGGGCACCGAATGGTGATGCCTGGGTGGAGATGGGTGGCCAGAAGTACTCCCCTAGCCAGATTGGTGCATTTGTTCTCACCAAGATGAAGGAAACTGCAGAGGCTTACCTTGGCAAGACAGTCTCCAAGGCTGTCATTACTGTCCCAGCTTATTTCAATGATGCTCAGCGCCAGGCTACCAAGGATGCTGGTAGGATTGCTGGGCTGGAGGTGATGAGGATTATCAACGAGCCCACTGCTGCAGCTCTATCATATGGAATGAACAACAAGGAGGGCCTTATTGCTGTATTTGACCTGGGTGGTGGCACATTTGATGTGTCAATCCTTGAGATATCAAATGGAGTTTTCGAG GTCAAGGCAACCAATGGTGATACTTTCCTTGGTGGTGAGGATTTTGATGGTGCACTGCTCGAGTATCTTGTTGCCGAGTTCAAGAAGTCTGACAACATTGATCTGAGCAAGGACAAGTTAGCGCTGCAGAGGCTCAGGGAAGCTGCTGAGAAGGCCAAGGTCGAGCTTTCCTCCACTATGCAGACTGAAATCAACCTCCCCTTTATCACTGCTGATGCCTCTGGTGCAAAGCACTTCAACATTACCTTGACCAGATCAAAGTTTGAGTCTCTTGTGAGCAATCTCATCGAGAGGACTCGGATCCCTTGTGTGAACTGCCTCAAGGATGCTGGCATCTCTACGCAGGAGATTGATGAGGTTCTACTCGTTGGTGGTATGACAAGGGTGCCAAAGGTCCAGGAGGTTGTTTCTCAGATATTCAACAAGCCACCAAGCAAGGGTGTCAACCCAGATGAGGCTGTCGCCATGGGTGCTGCTATTCAGGGCGGCATCTTGAGGGGCGATGTGAAGGAGCTTCTGTTGCTGGATGTCACACCCCTCTCGCTTGGCATTGAGACTCTTGGTGGCATCTTCACCAGGCTGATTAACCGGAACACCACAATTCCAACCAAGAAGAGCCAGGTCTTCTCCACCGCTGCAGATAACCAGACACAGGTTGGAATCAAGGTGCTTCAGGGTGAGAGGGAGATGGCTACAGATAACAAACTTCTTGGCGAATTCCAGCTTGAAGGCATTCCACCAGCTCCAAGAGGCATGCCCCAGATTGAGGTCACCTTCGACATTGATGCCAATGGCATCGTGAAGGTGTCTGCGAAGGACAAATCCACTGGCAAAGAACAAGAAATCACCATCAAGTCTTCTGGCGGTTTGTCGGAGGGTGATATTGAGAAGATGGTGAGGGAGGCTGAGCTGCATGCTCAAAAGGATCAGGAAAAGAAGGCCCTGATTGATCTCAAGAACTCTGCAGACACCACAATCTACAGCATCGAGAAGAGCGTCAGTGAGTACAAGGACAAGGTCCCTGTTGAAGTCACCAAGGAGATCGAGTCTGCCGTCTCTGATCTGAGGGCAGCTATGGCCGAGGATGATCTGGACAAGATCAAGCAGAAACTGGAAGCTGCAAACAAGGCAGTATCGAAGATTGGAGAGCACATGCAGCAAGGTGGTGGTGGCAGcgcaggcagcggcggcggcagtagcGGTGGAGACCAGACTCCTGAAGCTGAGTACCAGGACTCCAAGGAAGCCAAGATGTAG
- the LOC112879975 gene encoding cinnamoyl-CoA reductase 1-like, with translation MAAGCTEGAAGSGETVCVTGAGGYIASWLVKLLLARGYAVHGTVRDLAERKTAHLKQLENASENLKLFKADLLDYDSMAAAITGCQGVFHVATPVPSGKIIDPEREMLGPAVNGTTNVLKAASAASVRRVVVVSSMVAVEIDPKDWPKDKIKDEGCWSDPEACRNNQDWYSVAKITSEQAALEYGKQTGLDIVTVNPALVFGPLLQPTLNTSCQFLVYFLKGGPDQMRNKLWHIVDVRDTADALLLVYEAPENSGRHICAPHFISTRDLLDLLKSMYTEYPFMSKESICDMDHPAPMTSDKLKKLGWKVRPLKETIADTVEFCQNAGFLEDVEGNPCRFPDIYNRI, from the exons ATGGCCGCCGGATGCACGGAGGGCGCCGCCGGGAGCGGGGAGACGGTCTGTGTGACGGGCGCCGGCGGGTACatcgcctcgtggctcgtcaaGCTCCTCCTCGCCCGCGGCTACGCCGTCCACGGCACCGTCCGCGACCTGG CTGAGAGGAAGACCGCCCATTTGAAGCAGCTAGAGAACGCATCCGAAAACCTCAAACTTTTCAAGGCCGATCTCCTGGACTATGACTCCATGGCAGCTGCCATCACGGGGTGCCAGGGAGTTTTCCACGTTGCCACTCCAGTTCCTTCGGGGAAGATAATTGATCCAGAG CGAGAAATGTTGGGCCCTGCGGTTAATGGCACCACAAACGTACTCAAGGCCGCCTCAGCTGCGAGTGTGCGGCGTGTGGTCGTCGTTTCTTCCATGGTGGCTGTTGAGATCGACCCGAAAGATTGGCCCAAAGACAAGATCAAAGATGAAGGTTGCTGGTCAGACCCAGAAGCCTGCAGGAATAACCAG GATTGGTACTCAGTTGCCAAGATCACTTCGGAACAGGCTGCACTTGAGTATGGGAAGCAAACAGGGCTGGATATTGTAACTGTCAACCCAGCCCTGGTATTTGGTCCTCTTCTGCAGCCAACGCTTAACACAAGCTGCCAGTTCCTCGTCTACTTCCTGAAAG GGGGTCCTGATCAAATGAGGAACAAACTTTGGCACATCGTTGACGTTCGGGACACCGCCGATGCTCTTTTGCTGGTCTATGAGGCACCTGAAAACTCTGGTAGGCACATCTGCGCACCTCATTTCATCAGCACCCGTGACCTTCTGGACTTACTGAAGAGCATGTACACTGAGTACCCTTTCATGAGCAA GGAGAGCATCTGTGACATGGATCACCCAGCTCCAATGACGTCTGACAAGCTGAAGAAACTGGGGTGGAAGGTCAGGCCGTTGAAGGAAACTATCGCGGATACCGTTGAGTTCTGCCAGAACGCTGGGTTTCTTGAGGATGTGGAGGGGAATCCCTGCCGTTTTCCTGATATTTACAACAGAATCTAA